In Parasegetibacter sp. NRK P23, a single genomic region encodes these proteins:
- the rpsS gene encoding 30S ribosomal protein S19 produces MARSIKKGPFVDVKLETKVLAINEGKAKKGVVKTWSRRSTITPDFVGHTFAVHNGNKFIPVYVTEFMVGHKLGEFAPTRNFKGHSNKKM; encoded by the coding sequence ATGGCTCGTTCGATTAAAAAAGGTCCTTTCGTAGACGTTAAACTCGAAACCAAAGTGCTCGCCATCAACGAAGGCAAAGCGAAAAAAGGTGTAGTGAAAACATGGTCACGCCGTTCTACCATCACACCGGATTTCGTAGGACACACTTTCGCGGTGCACAACGGTAACAAATTCATCCCTGTTTACGTAACTGAATTCATGGTTGGCCACAAACTGGGCGAATTCGCTCCCACCAGGAACTTCAAAGGACACTCAAACAAAAAAATGTAA
- the rplB gene encoding 50S ribosomal protein L2, translating to MALKKFKPMTAGTRWRIGNAYAEITTDTPEKSLLEPLKGTGGRNAQGRRSMRYIGGGHKKHYRVIDFKRNKTGIEAKVASIEYDPNRTAFIALLNYVDGEKRYIIAPQGLTVGTTVISGDAVAPELGNALQLKNMPLGTMVHNIELQPGQGAKMARSAGSSAQLNAKEEKYAVLKMPSGELRKVLINCYATVGVVSNSDHSLQSMGKAGRNRWKGIRPRNRGVAMNPVDHPMGGGEGRASGGHPRSRTGKYAKGEVTRTRGKSSDKLIIQRRNGKKVK from the coding sequence ATGGCACTGAAGAAGTTCAAACCGATGACCGCCGGTACCCGTTGGAGAATCGGAAACGCGTACGCGGAAATCACAACCGATACGCCTGAAAAAAGCCTCCTGGAACCCCTGAAAGGAACCGGTGGACGTAACGCGCAGGGTAGAAGAAGCATGCGCTACATTGGTGGTGGCCACAAGAAGCACTACCGTGTTATCGACTTCAAACGCAACAAAACCGGAATCGAAGCTAAAGTCGCTTCCATTGAATACGATCCGAACCGTACAGCTTTCATCGCACTGCTGAACTACGTTGACGGTGAGAAAAGATACATCATCGCTCCCCAGGGCCTCACAGTAGGTACCACTGTAATCAGTGGAGATGCCGTGGCGCCTGAACTGGGTAATGCGCTGCAACTGAAAAACATGCCACTCGGTACCATGGTGCACAACATTGAGTTGCAACCGGGTCAGGGTGCGAAAATGGCAAGAAGCGCCGGTTCCTCCGCGCAGCTGAACGCCAAAGAAGAAAAATACGCGGTATTGAAAATGCCTTCCGGTGAACTCCGTAAAGTATTGATCAACTGCTACGCTACCGTAGGTGTTGTTTCCAACTCCGACCACAGCCTCCAAAGCATGGGTAAGGCAGGTAGGAACAGGTGGAAAGGTATCCGTCCAAGAAACCGCGGTGTTGCGATGAACCCTGTAGATCACCCGATGGGTGGTGGTGAAGGTAGGGCTTCCGGTGGTCACCCACGCAGCCGTACCGGTAAATACGCTAAAGGAGAAGTTACCCGTACAAGAGGTAAGTCTTCCGATAAGCTGATCATCCAACGCAGAAACGGTAAGAAAGTTAAATAA
- the rplW gene encoding 50S ribosomal protein L23: protein MKLSEVLIKPILTEKANAQQEKLNRYAFKVARKANKLEIKKAIEEFYGATVVDINTSVVPGKDKTRYTKAGFIKGRKPAYKKALVTVAEGTTIDLYANI, encoded by the coding sequence ATGAAATTATCAGAAGTTTTGATAAAACCGATCCTTACCGAGAAAGCAAACGCCCAGCAGGAAAAGCTGAACAGGTACGCTTTCAAAGTGGCCCGGAAAGCCAATAAGCTTGAAATTAAAAAAGCTATTGAAGAGTTCTACGGTGCAACAGTTGTGGACATTAACACTTCCGTTGTTCCGGGAAAAGATAAAACCCGCTACACAAAAGCAGGTTTCATCAAAGGCCGCAAACCCGCTTACAAAAAAGCGCTGGTGACCGTTGCCGAAGGAACTACCATCGATCTGTATGCTAACATATAA
- the rplD gene encoding 50S ribosomal protein L4 — protein MQVDVLNIQGQKTGRTIELPEEIFGIEPNTHVIYLAVKQYLAAQRQGTHKVKTRMEVKGASRKLHRQKGTGGSRKGNLRNPLYKGGGTIFGPKPRDYSFKLNRKVKDLAKMSALSFKAKENAIVVLEDLNLDAPKTKQFAGVLKTLNIDNKKSLFVLPEYNENVYLSLRNIPSVQGSLLSDINTYDIVNADFLVLSESAAKVFTDEAVEEVNA, from the coding sequence ATGCAAGTAGATGTTTTAAATATACAAGGACAAAAAACCGGGAGAACAATTGAACTTCCGGAAGAAATCTTCGGAATTGAGCCGAATACCCACGTGATCTACCTCGCTGTGAAACAATACCTCGCCGCTCAACGCCAGGGTACACACAAGGTGAAAACCAGGATGGAAGTGAAAGGCGCCAGCCGTAAACTCCACCGTCAGAAAGGTACCGGCGGATCCCGTAAAGGTAACCTGCGTAACCCCCTCTACAAAGGTGGTGGTACCATCTTCGGACCTAAACCCCGCGATTACAGCTTCAAACTGAACCGCAAAGTGAAGGACCTCGCCAAAATGAGCGCCCTGAGCTTCAAAGCGAAAGAAAACGCTATCGTGGTACTGGAAGACCTGAACCTTGACGCGCCAAAAACAAAACAATTCGCCGGTGTACTGAAAACACTGAACATCGATAACAAAAAGTCTCTGTTCGTTCTCCCCGAGTACAACGAGAACGTGTACCTCAGCCTCCGCAATATTCCTTCCGTACAAGGTTCCCTGCTGAGCGATATCAATACTTACGATATCGTGAACGCCGACTTCCTCGTACTGAGCGAATCCGCCGCCAAGGTATTCACCGATGAAGCTGTTGAAGAAGTAAACGCATAA
- the rplC gene encoding 50S ribosomal protein L3, with the protein MMKGLIGKKIGMTSIFDPSGKQTACTIIEAGPCVITQVKTSESDGYNALQLSFGDKKEKNATKAEKNHFAKANTAPKSFVKEFRDFSTDKPLGEAITVDIFAEGEKIDVVGTSKGKGFQGVVKRHGFSGVGEQSHGQHDRQRAPGSIGGSSYPSRVFKGMRMAGRMGGDRVKMKGLKIVKIFPEKNYILVSGSVPGHIGSYVLIQK; encoded by the coding sequence ATAATGAAAGGATTAATTGGAAAAAAAATCGGGATGACCAGCATCTTCGATCCCAGTGGCAAGCAAACCGCCTGCACTATTATTGAAGCTGGTCCTTGTGTGATCACGCAGGTAAAAACGTCTGAATCAGACGGTTACAACGCTCTCCAACTCTCATTTGGCGACAAGAAAGAAAAGAATGCTACCAAAGCTGAAAAAAATCACTTCGCCAAAGCCAACACAGCTCCCAAAAGTTTCGTAAAAGAATTCCGCGACTTCTCTACCGATAAACCACTCGGTGAAGCCATTACCGTTGACATCTTCGCCGAAGGCGAAAAGATTGATGTGGTAGGTACCTCTAAAGGTAAAGGTTTCCAGGGTGTTGTTAAGCGCCACGGATTCTCCGGTGTGGGTGAACAATCACACGGACAACACGACCGTCAGCGCGCCCCGGGTTCTATCGGTGGCTCTTCCTATCCTTCCCGCGTATTCAAAGGTATGCGCATGGCCGGCCGCATGGGTGGCGATCGCGTGAAAATGAAAGGTCTCAAGATCGTTAAGATTTTCCCCGAAAAAAATTACATTCTGGTAAGTGGTTCCGTTCCGGGCCATATCGGTTCATATGTTCTCATCCAGAAATAA
- the rpsJ gene encoding 30S ribosomal protein S10 has translation MSQRIRIKLQSYDHNLVDKSAEKIVKTVRSTGAVVTGPIPLPTKKKIFTVLRSPHVNKKAREQFELNTHKRLLDIYTSSSRTVDALSKLDLPSGVEVEIKA, from the coding sequence ATGTCTCAGAGAATCAGAATCAAATTGCAGTCGTACGATCACAACCTGGTGGACAAATCTGCTGAAAAGATTGTGAAGACCGTACGCAGTACAGGAGCGGTGGTAACAGGACCAATTCCTTTACCTACCAAGAAGAAGATCTTTACCGTGTTGCGTTCACCGCACGTGAACAAGAAAGCCCGTGAGCAGTTCGAATTGAACACTCATAAGCGTTTGTTGGATATTTACACTTCTTCTTCCAGAACTGTGGATGCGCTTTCCAAGCTCGATCTGCCCTCTGGTGTGGAAGTTGAGATCAAGGCCTGA
- a CDS encoding T9SS type A sorting domain-containing protein yields the protein MLRTLSFLQKQGLLAVVFVFSSLLVEAQNFPVKWQTSLGHVDSILCAFATGSDGRIYAAGGTGYWESNPSYNNSAKVSSLNGKGEILWEKSFEELKSKRVKAIIPAESSVFTLGMSGSTTGYFSENLGGYDAWVTKFDHNGNISNLKLYGTNTTQDYFNGGMISASGSLIAAGERRVSSKYSYLPVLAKIDTANLSAEWYQEYELFGAGAKTIFWVSSGDTVSRSESNLSAAFDCVVELPSGDFLAGGKAYALDTLVGQGLVTLLSPEGVVKWIRLIKEDGVVNPAEDEWFHDFNTIIGMHDVGDGVIIVGNCLREVSQNDPWISLVAPTDILITKISYNGGYIWQKKIGGSARDYAHQSFKKSANSILIASVTESRNGDINYRIQNPSAQSSDSGDMWFLELDKSGNIVSRLCFGGNSVDLGLGISSLPSGDLIIQGVTASQDGTFSGLQPDWFQHIIARVVPAAGEVSGVGFVDTNEDGVYQPGERRISYFKSHIVLNGDTLMTTSPNANGIFSVELAAGNYQCVIQKVSDYFLPQVSEVSVAVNGLVAPDTIFIPFRETPQISDLLVYFVTSPFARPGFGYGFSASVKNRGTVAAGDSLRIVLDHRRTDVPTKPIGSFLRGDTLIVPISPLQPGEDRMYDFGVSLAPPPQLSIGDTLQFKAEVFPITNDVNPSNNQFTLKQLVTGSYDPNDKTESHAGVLTQEEIDGGEYLNYLIRFQNTGTDTAFTVVIRDTLEARLDVSSFEMIAASHDYNLSILNGNQLAWTFNNINLADSNVNEPASHGYVQFRIRPFPTLAPGDTIKNSASIYFDYNLPVLTNTEKTTLVIPGALPVKLLNFSAVRKGSLNEIVWQTAEEQQVERFTIERSLNRLDYVAIGSVKAKGIPASYTFSETAPVVPIVYYRLKVVDTDGSIQYSPVVALRGNSAFSATIFPNPITGDASIEINTASAHALQWSIRDMEGRLRKRGALQLNTGTSIRSLPTAALEPGMFIISLKGKDAEQNIMIIKK from the coding sequence ATGCTCAGAACTTTATCCTTTCTTCAGAAGCAAGGCTTACTTGCGGTAGTATTTGTTTTTAGTAGTTTGTTGGTGGAGGCGCAAAACTTCCCGGTGAAATGGCAAACGAGCCTTGGTCATGTGGATTCAATATTGTGCGCGTTTGCAACTGGCAGTGATGGACGTATTTATGCAGCTGGCGGAACCGGGTACTGGGAGAGTAATCCTTCTTATAACAATAGCGCTAAAGTATCTTCCTTAAATGGAAAAGGAGAAATACTTTGGGAGAAATCTTTTGAGGAGTTGAAATCCAAAAGGGTTAAGGCAATTATTCCTGCTGAAAGCAGTGTATTCACGTTGGGAATGTCAGGCTCCACAACTGGTTATTTTTCTGAAAATTTAGGTGGATATGATGCATGGGTTACAAAGTTTGACCATAACGGAAACATCAGTAACCTGAAATTGTATGGAACAAATACGACGCAGGATTATTTCAACGGGGGAATGATAAGTGCTTCCGGATCGTTGATCGCAGCAGGGGAAAGAAGGGTAAGTAGCAAATATTCGTATTTGCCCGTCCTTGCTAAAATAGATACGGCAAACCTTTCTGCTGAATGGTATCAGGAGTATGAGCTTTTCGGAGCTGGGGCAAAAACTATTTTCTGGGTATCTTCTGGTGATACGGTTTCAAGGTCCGAATCTAATTTATCAGCGGCATTTGATTGTGTAGTAGAATTGCCTTCTGGAGATTTTCTGGCGGGTGGTAAAGCTTACGCGCTTGATACATTGGTTGGTCAGGGCTTGGTTACGCTCCTGTCCCCGGAAGGTGTTGTAAAATGGATAAGATTGATTAAGGAGGATGGAGTGGTAAATCCCGCAGAGGATGAGTGGTTTCATGATTTTAATACAATAATTGGAATGCATGATGTTGGTGATGGAGTGATCATTGTGGGTAATTGCCTTAGAGAAGTGTCGCAGAATGATCCATGGATTTCTTTGGTTGCGCCAACCGATATTCTAATAACTAAGATAAGTTACAACGGGGGATACATTTGGCAGAAAAAGATCGGAGGAAGTGCACGAGATTATGCGCACCAGTCTTTTAAAAAAAGTGCAAATTCTATTCTTATCGCAAGTGTAACAGAGTCTAGGAACGGGGATATAAATTATAGAATTCAGAATCCATCAGCCCAGTCAAGTGATAGCGGAGACATGTGGTTTCTCGAACTTGATAAATCCGGGAATATTGTTTCCAGGCTGTGTTTTGGTGGGAATTCAGTTGATTTGGGTTTGGGGATATCCAGCCTTCCCAGTGGAGATTTAATTATTCAAGGGGTGACAGCATCTCAGGATGGTACTTTCAGCGGGCTACAGCCAGATTGGTTTCAGCATATTATAGCCCGGGTAGTTCCTGCGGCAGGTGAAGTTTCCGGAGTTGGCTTCGTGGATACTAATGAAGACGGCGTTTATCAGCCGGGGGAGCGTAGAATAAGTTACTTTAAAAGCCATATTGTACTGAACGGCGATACGTTAATGACTACAAGCCCAAATGCAAACGGTATTTTTTCAGTGGAATTAGCAGCGGGTAACTATCAATGTGTTATTCAGAAAGTTTCAGATTACTTCTTGCCTCAGGTAAGTGAAGTAAGTGTAGCAGTGAATGGTTTGGTTGCTCCGGATACTATATTCATTCCTTTTAGAGAGACTCCCCAGATCAGTGATTTATTGGTGTATTTTGTAACCTCACCGTTTGCAAGACCCGGTTTTGGTTATGGGTTTTCAGCAAGTGTAAAAAACAGAGGTACGGTTGCAGCAGGAGATAGTTTAAGAATTGTACTGGACCATCGAAGAACTGATGTGCCTACGAAGCCCATTGGGTCGTTTTTGAGGGGGGATACACTTATTGTTCCCATTTCGCCTTTGCAGCCGGGGGAGGATAGAATGTATGATTTCGGTGTTTCACTTGCCCCTCCTCCTCAATTAAGCATTGGAGACACACTCCAGTTTAAAGCAGAAGTATTTCCCATCACCAACGATGTAAACCCCTCCAACAACCAGTTCACCCTCAAACAACTTGTTACCGGATCGTATGATCCCAACGACAAAACCGAATCGCACGCAGGTGTACTAACACAGGAAGAGATTGACGGGGGAGAATACCTTAACTACCTGATCCGCTTCCAGAATACCGGAACTGATACAGCCTTTACCGTGGTAATTAGGGATACCCTGGAAGCGCGGCTGGACGTGTCTTCCTTTGAAATGATTGCCGCCAGCCACGATTATAACCTTTCTATATTGAACGGCAACCAGTTGGCGTGGACTTTCAACAATATCAACCTGGCCGACAGCAATGTGAATGAGCCCGCCAGTCACGGCTATGTGCAGTTCCGCATACGGCCCTTCCCCACATTGGCTCCGGGAGATACAATAAAAAATTCCGCGTCCATTTATTTCGACTACAATCTCCCGGTATTGACCAATACCGAAAAAACCACTTTGGTGATACCCGGAGCACTGCCTGTTAAGTTGTTGAATTTTAGTGCGGTACGAAAAGGAAGTCTGAATGAAATAGTCTGGCAGACTGCTGAAGAACAGCAGGTGGAACGTTTTACCATCGAGCGGTCTTTGAACCGGCTGGATTATGTGGCCATTGGCTCCGTTAAAGCGAAAGGTATTCCCGCCAGTTATACCTTTTCGGAGACCGCGCCGGTTGTTCCGATAGTCTATTACAGGCTGAAAGTGGTGGATACCGACGGCAGCATCCAGTACAGTCCGGTGGTGGCTTTGCGTGGAAATTCAGCTTTTTCAGCAACGATTTTCCCCAATCCCATCACAGGAGATGCCTCTATTGAAATAAATACTGCATCTGCGCATGCATTGCAATGGAGTATACGGGATATGGAGGGGCGCCTTCGTAAGAGGGGAGCCCTACAACTCAACACGGGAACTTCCATCCGTTCGCTTCCAACAGCGGCCCTCGAACCCGGAATGTTCATTATCTCCCTCAAAGGAAAGGATGCGGAGCAGAATATCATGATAATCAAGAAATAA
- the fusA gene encoding elongation factor G, with protein MADLKFQRNFGIAAHIDAGKTTTTERILYYTGKSHKIGEVHEGAATMDWMAQEQERGITITSAATTCFWKFPTTQGDLIPGQTKEYKFNIIDTPGHVDFTVEVERSLRVLDGLVALFCAVSGVEPQSETVWRQANRYRVPRIGFVNKMDRAGADFLNVVKQVKEMLGANPVPLMLPIGAEDTFKGVVDLITMKAIIWDEASKGATYTESEVPADMKDEAEEWRAKLVESVAEYDEKLMEKFFEDPNSITEDEMHEAIRKATIDIAIIPMLCGSSFKNKGVQKMLDAVCRYLPSPLDIEAVAGTHPDTGAELQRKPNVKEPFSALAFKIMTDPFVGRLAFFRAYSGKLDSGSYVLNTRTGKNERISRIMQMHANKQNPIDFIEAGDIGAAVGFKDIKTGDTLCDEAHPIVLESMTFPDPVIAVAVEPKTQADVDKMGMAIAKLVEEDPTLRVNTDEETGQTILRGMGELHLEIIIDRMRREFKVEVNQGAPMVAYKEAFSQTVEFREVLKKQTGGRGKFADIQFSLGPVDEEWQKENPDKSFQFVNNIVGGSIPREFITPIQKGFETAMNTGVLAAYPVVNMKVRIFDGSFHAVDSDAMSFELCAKAGFRHAGVKAKPQLLEPIMKVEVLTPDQYMGDVSGDLSRRRGMIEGMDTRAGVQVIKAKVPLSEMFGYVTSLRSLSSGRASSTMEFSHYAPAPNNVAEEVIAKNKGKIKVEED; from the coding sequence ATGGCAGACTTAAAATTTCAAAGGAACTTCGGTATTGCCGCTCACATTGATGCTGGTAAAACCACCACTACGGAGCGTATCCTGTATTATACAGGTAAATCCCACAAAATAGGGGAGGTACACGAAGGTGCAGCCACCATGGACTGGATGGCGCAGGAGCAGGAGAGAGGTATCACCATTACTTCTGCCGCAACCACTTGCTTCTGGAAGTTTCCTACTACCCAGGGTGACCTGATCCCCGGGCAGACCAAAGAATATAAATTCAACATCATCGATACCCCAGGTCACGTGGATTTCACTGTGGAAGTGGAACGTTCCCTCCGTGTACTGGACGGACTGGTGGCCCTGTTCTGCGCCGTATCCGGTGTGGAGCCACAATCTGAAACCGTTTGGCGCCAGGCCAACCGTTACCGCGTTCCCCGTATCGGGTTCGTGAACAAAATGGACCGCGCAGGTGCAGACTTCCTGAACGTGGTAAAACAGGTGAAGGAAATGCTGGGTGCGAACCCCGTGCCCCTGATGCTGCCCATCGGCGCTGAAGATACTTTCAAAGGCGTGGTGGACCTGATCACCATGAAGGCGATCATTTGGGACGAGGCTAGCAAAGGTGCTACCTACACTGAATCCGAAGTTCCTGCAGACATGAAGGACGAAGCGGAAGAGTGGAGAGCCAAACTGGTGGAGTCCGTTGCTGAATACGACGAGAAACTGATGGAGAAGTTCTTCGAAGATCCCAACTCCATTACGGAAGATGAAATGCACGAGGCTATCCGCAAGGCTACCATCGACATCGCCATCATCCCCATGCTGTGTGGTTCTTCCTTCAAGAATAAAGGTGTACAGAAGATGCTGGACGCGGTTTGCCGTTACCTGCCTTCTCCCCTGGACATCGAAGCCGTTGCCGGTACACACCCCGACACTGGCGCTGAACTGCAACGTAAGCCTAACGTGAAAGAACCATTCTCCGCCCTCGCGTTCAAGATCATGACTGATCCTTTCGTGGGCCGTCTGGCGTTCTTCCGCGCTTACTCCGGTAAGCTGGACTCCGGTTCTTATGTACTGAACACACGTACCGGTAAGAACGAGCGTATCTCCCGGATCATGCAGATGCACGCGAACAAGCAGAACCCCATCGATTTCATCGAAGCTGGTGATATCGGCGCGGCTGTTGGTTTCAAAGACATCAAAACCGGTGATACCCTTTGCGACGAAGCGCATCCCATCGTACTGGAATCCATGACCTTCCCTGATCCCGTGATCGCGGTAGCCGTAGAGCCTAAAACGCAGGCCGACGTGGACAAAATGGGTATGGCCATCGCTAAACTGGTGGAAGAAGATCCTACACTGCGTGTAAATACAGATGAAGAAACCGGTCAGACCATCCTCCGTGGTATGGGAGAACTGCACTTGGAAATCATCATCGACCGTATGCGTCGTGAATTCAAAGTGGAAGTGAACCAGGGTGCACCAATGGTGGCCTACAAAGAAGCGTTCAGCCAAACCGTTGAGTTCCGTGAAGTACTGAAGAAACAAACCGGTGGTCGCGGTAAATTCGCCGACATCCAGTTCTCACTCGGTCCTGTAGACGAAGAATGGCAAAAAGAGAACCCGGATAAGAGCTTCCAGTTCGTGAACAACATCGTTGGTGGTTCTATCCCCCGCGAATTCATCACGCCGATCCAGAAAGGTTTCGAAACCGCGATGAACACCGGTGTACTGGCCGCTTACCCTGTTGTGAACATGAAAGTGCGCATCTTCGACGGTAGCTTCCACGCGGTGGACTCCGATGCGATGTCCTTCGAACTTTGCGCCAAAGCCGGCTTCCGCCACGCAGGTGTGAAAGCGAAGCCCCAGCTCCTCGAGCCGATCATGAAAGTGGAAGTACTTACGCCCGACCAGTATATGGGTGACGTGAGTGGTGACCTTTCCCGTCGTCGTGGTATGATCGAAGGTATGGATACCCGTGCAGGTGTTCAGGTAATCAAGGCCAAAGTGCCCCTGAGCGAAATGTTCGGTTACGTAACCTCCCTCCGTTCACTGAGCTCCGGTCGTGCAAGTTCTACCATGGAGTTCTCCCACTATGCTCCTGCTCCGAACAACGTGGCAGAAGAAGTGATCGCCAAGAACAAAGGCAAGATCAAAGTGGAAGAAGATTAA
- the rpsG gene encoding 30S ribosomal protein S7 — MRKAQAKKLPLAPDPRYNDKLVTRFVNNIMWEGKKSIAYEIFYNALDKVAKQTGEDGYEIWRRALANVTPAVEVRSRRIGGATFQIPSEVRPDRKISLSIKWLVRYSRERNGRSMADKLANEIVAAAKGEGSAFKKKEDTHRMAEANKAFSHFRF; from the coding sequence ATGCGTAAAGCACAAGCCAAGAAGCTTCCCTTAGCACCTGATCCCAGGTACAATGACAAGCTGGTTACCCGTTTCGTGAACAACATTATGTGGGAAGGTAAAAAAAGTATCGCCTACGAAATTTTCTACAACGCACTGGATAAAGTTGCCAAGCAAACCGGTGAAGACGGCTACGAAATCTGGCGCAGAGCGCTGGCCAACGTAACCCCCGCTGTAGAAGTTCGTTCCCGCAGGATTGGTGGCGCCACTTTCCAGATTCCTTCTGAAGTTCGCCCCGACAGGAAAATCTCCCTGAGCATCAAGTGGCTGGTTCGTTACAGCCGCGAGCGTAACGGCAGAAGCATGGCAGACAAGCTGGCCAACGAAATCGTAGCCGCTGCAAAAGGTGAAGGTTCCGCTTTCAAAAAGAAAGAAGATACGCACCGTATGGCTGAAGCCAACAAAGCGTTCTCTCACTTCCGCTTCTAA
- the rpsL gene encoding 30S ribosomal protein S12, translated as MPTIQQLVRKGREIIKAKSKSRALDACPQRRGVCTRVYTTTPKKPNSALRKVAKVRLTNKVEVIAYIPGEGHNLQEHSIVLIRGGRVKDLPGVRYHIVRGSLDTAGVKDRKQSRSKYGTKREKAKK; from the coding sequence ATGCCTACAATACAACAATTAGTAAGAAAAGGAAGAGAAATTATCAAGGCCAAGAGCAAGTCAAGAGCTCTGGATGCGTGCCCTCAACGTCGTGGTGTATGTACACGTGTGTACACTACCACGCCTAAGAAGCCTAACTCCGCGCTTCGTAAAGTTGCGAAAGTGCGTTTGACCAACAAAGTAGAGGTGATCGCCTACATCCCGGGTGAAGGCCATAACCTCCAGGAGCACTCCATCGTGTTGATCCGTGGTGGTCGTGTGAAGGATTTGCCAGGTGTACGTTACCACATCGTTCGCGGTAGCCTCGATACTGCCGGTGTAAAAGACCGTAAGCAAAGCCGTTCCAAATACGGAACCAAGCGCGAAAAAGCTAAAAAATAA
- a CDS encoding branched-chain amino acid aminotransferase translates to MIAAMDIPVTKASKSKLTDMDMNNLPFGKFFTDHMLVAEYENGTWKQPVIKPYGPIQLDPANAALHYGQSIFEGIKAYRNEAGEAFIFRPFDNYKRFNISAKRMSMPEVPEDIFIEGMRQLIDLEKNWIPAKKDHSLYIRPFMFAADDTIGVKPADKYLFMIILSPTGPYYAAPMRIYVEDIYTRAAPGGIGFAKAAGNYASSLLAASEAKAKGFDQVLWTDAFEHKYVQEVGTMNVFFQLGNKIVTPRLDGAILAGVTRNSVITVLQELGYEVEERDIKIDELMEAYKAGELKEAFGTGTAATISMIKELHYKGYSMTFDTATWKTSPAISARMNEIREGKTEDVHGWMFRV, encoded by the coding sequence ATGATTGCAGCTATGGATATTCCCGTAACAAAAGCGAGCAAGAGCAAGCTGACTGATATGGACATGAACAATCTTCCTTTCGGGAAGTTTTTTACCGATCACATGCTGGTGGCAGAATATGAAAATGGCACCTGGAAACAGCCTGTGATTAAACCTTATGGTCCCATCCAGCTTGATCCCGCCAATGCCGCGCTTCATTACGGACAATCCATTTTTGAAGGTATTAAAGCTTACCGCAATGAGGCTGGCGAAGCATTCATTTTCCGTCCTTTCGACAATTATAAGAGATTCAACATTTCCGCGAAGCGTATGAGTATGCCGGAAGTGCCGGAGGATATCTTTATTGAAGGGATGCGCCAGTTGATAGACCTGGAGAAGAACTGGATCCCCGCGAAAAAAGACCATTCCCTGTACATCAGGCCATTTATGTTTGCTGCGGATGATACCATCGGGGTAAAGCCGGCGGATAAATACCTGTTTATGATTATTTTAAGTCCTACAGGTCCTTATTACGCCGCGCCAATGCGCATTTACGTGGAAGATATATACACCCGTGCCGCTCCCGGCGGGATCGGGTTTGCCAAAGCCGCGGGTAACTACGCGTCCAGTTTGCTGGCCGCATCTGAAGCGAAGGCCAAGGGATTCGACCAGGTGCTCTGGACAGATGCTTTTGAGCACAAATACGTACAGGAAGTGGGTACCATGAACGTGTTCTTCCAGTTGGGCAACAAAATCGTTACGCCCAGATTGGATGGCGCTATCCTTGCCGGCGTAACCCGGAACAGTGTGATCACTGTACTACAGGAACTAGGCTATGAAGTAGAAGAAAGAGATATTAAAATAGATGAATTGATGGAAGCCTATAAGGCAGGTGAACTGAAAGAAGCCTTCGGTACGGGTACCGCCGCCACCATCAGCATGATCAAAGAACTGCATTATAAAGGATACTCCATGACCTTTGATACGGCCACCTGGAAAACGAGTCCGGCCATTTCCGCCCGGATGAACGAGATCAGGGAGGGAAAAACAGAAGATGTTCATGGCTGGATGTTCCGTGTTTAA